A region from the Kryptolebias marmoratus isolate JLee-2015 linkage group LG9, ASM164957v2, whole genome shotgun sequence genome encodes:
- the LOC119617357 gene encoding putative mediator of RNA polymerase II transcription subunit 26 produces the protein MSYQRYPNQRRGRNQEAWMEQTSPHHEISRLNALLSDERAKWFQENHRSSQLWQELQETKAQLDKQKSLKEVFIKKEKEVRQELQRLQKYSDAETLSSTKIASQVQSSIKQRKKKSLQQDYEELKVAHVMSQERFSAELQQEKEKTKALQQQLDEAKRSYEELSNKYEKEVVALRQQAAAFQQQAAETQSQVDAEKQLQNHLKETSAQEIQKLREISQEKESKLQKELEQMATSYSHLKTKHEMDVSALKVMSEAFLQQLCKDMHVSVQNNKESLETINNLQAENETMTQENFNLEMICSNFEADVDRLTAELKDQIEINLQLSSELKDTQLDSPNPEKPLLETPDGELTSPEKKKSFWKRARHFLGLKKPGSWKKTKNASI, from the coding sequence ATGTCGTATCAGAGATACCCCAATCAGAGAAGAGGCAGGAATCAGGAAGCCTGGATGGAGCAGACCTCACCCCATCACGAAATCAGCAGGCTGAACGCCCTTCTCAGCGATGAGCGAGCGAAATGGTTTCAGGAGAACCATAGATCGAGCCAGCTGTGGCAGGAGCTGCAAGAGACCAAGGCCCAGTTGGACAAACAGAAGTCCCTGAAGGAAGTGTTTATCAAGAAAGAGAAGGAAGTTAGACAGGAGCTCCAGAGACTGCAGAAATACAGCGATGCAGAAACTCTCAGCTCCACTAAGATCGCTTCCCAGGTGCAGAGCAGCAtcaaacagaggaaaaagaaaagccttcaGCAGGATTACGAGGAACTGAAAGTGGCTCACGTCATGAGCCAGGAAAGGTTTTCGGCCGAACTCCAGCAGGAGAAAGAGAAAACCAAGGCTCTCCAGCAACAACTGGATGAAGCCAAGCGTTCATATGAAGAGCTGAGCAACAAATATGAAAAGGAAGTTGTTGCACTCCGTCAACAGGCTGCGGCGTTTCAACAGCAAGCCGCAGAGACCCAGAGTCAGGTTGACGCAGAAAAACAGTTACAGAACCATCTAAAAGAAACATCCGCCCAGGAGATCCAGAAGCTACGAGAGATCTCAcaagaaaaagaatcaaaattGCAGAAAGAGCTGGAACAAATGGCCACATCTTACAGCCATCTCAAAACCAAACATGAGATGGACGTTTCCGCTCTTAAAGTCATGTCAGAAGCATTTTTACAGCAGCTCTGCAAAGACATGCACGTTTCTGTCCAGAACAACAAGGAAAGCCTGGAGACAATTAATAACCTCCAGGCAGAGAACGAGACCATGACCCAGGAGAACTTTAATTTGGAAATGATCTGCTCCAACTTTGAAGCAGACGTGGACCGACTGACAGCTGAGCTTAAAGATCAGATTGAGATCAACCTTCAGCTCTCCTCTGAACTCAAAGACACACAGTTGGATTCACCGAACCCTGAGAAACCCCTCCTGGAGACACCTGATGGAGAACTGACTTctccagagaagaagaagtctTTCTGGAAGCGAGCACGCCATTTCCTTGGCCTGAAAAAGCCTGGAAGttggaagaaaactaaaaatgcttCCATCTGA